One part of the Aurantibacillus circumpalustris genome encodes these proteins:
- a CDS encoding acyl-CoA dehydrogenase family protein, whose protein sequence is MPTATTNKTKGGEFLIKETLAQDVFIPEQWNEEQIMMKKTCDDFIAQEVTPILDRIDNQEEGLMVSLLEKAGALGLLGTSVPEDLGGLGFDFVTSMLTTEALGAGHSFAVALSAHTGIGTLPILYYGNEAQKKKYIPKLATGEWKACYCLTEPGSGSDANSGKTSAKLTLDGKHYVLNGQKMWITNGGFADIFTVFAKIDDDKNLSAFIVEKSFGGISLNPEEHKMGIKGSSTRQVFFNECKVPVENLLSERGNGFKIAVNILNIGRIKLAGAAIGGSKGTVTQSVMYANERIQFERPISKYGAIRYKLAEQAIRIFASESATYRCSQNIEDAIHALIEGGMDEAKAKLKGIEQFAVEAAILKVHGSETLDYVSDEGVQIYGGMGYSAEGPMDRVYRDSRINRIFEGTNEINRMLIVDMILKRAMKGELDLMGPAQKVAAELVGIPEFSDPDETLFAYEKKLITNFKKAILLTAGAAVQKLMTTLSKEQEVIMNIANMAIEVYVAESTLLRVEKLVSMKSEDDCEVHIAIARTYINSACDKIWVEGKEALNSFGEGDELRMMLIGLKRYTKQEPFNAKASRQLIAQKIIAENKYCF, encoded by the coding sequence GTGATGATTTTATTGCTCAGGAAGTAACACCAATTCTTGATCGCATCGACAATCAAGAAGAAGGACTCATGGTTTCTTTACTGGAGAAAGCTGGAGCTTTAGGGTTATTGGGAACATCCGTGCCAGAAGATCTCGGCGGTTTGGGTTTTGATTTTGTAACATCCATGTTAACTACCGAAGCTCTTGGAGCGGGGCATTCATTTGCTGTAGCTTTGTCTGCACATACAGGAATTGGTACTCTTCCTATTTTATATTATGGAAACGAAGCACAAAAGAAAAAATACATTCCAAAATTAGCAACAGGAGAATGGAAGGCTTGTTATTGTTTAACGGAACCAGGAAGTGGCTCTGACGCTAACAGCGGTAAAACTTCTGCTAAACTTACGCTAGATGGAAAGCATTATGTTTTAAATGGACAGAAGATGTGGATCACCAATGGTGGTTTTGCGGATATATTTACAGTTTTTGCTAAGATTGATGACGATAAGAATTTATCGGCGTTTATAGTTGAGAAAAGTTTTGGAGGAATTTCTTTAAATCCTGAAGAACACAAAATGGGAATTAAAGGAAGTTCCACGCGTCAGGTCTTTTTTAATGAATGTAAAGTTCCTGTCGAAAATTTGTTATCAGAACGTGGTAACGGTTTTAAGATTGCCGTAAATATTTTAAACATTGGCAGGATTAAGTTAGCAGGGGCTGCAATAGGTGGGAGTAAAGGAACGGTTACGCAATCGGTTATGTATGCAAACGAACGTATTCAGTTTGAGAGACCAATTTCTAAATATGGTGCGATTCGTTATAAATTAGCAGAACAGGCTATTCGTATTTTTGCTTCTGAAAGTGCCACGTACCGTTGTTCTCAAAATATTGAAGATGCTATTCATGCTTTGATTGAAGGCGGAATGGATGAAGCTAAAGCAAAACTAAAAGGAATTGAACAATTTGCCGTTGAAGCAGCAATCTTAAAAGTACATGGTTCTGAAACCTTAGATTATGTTTCTGATGAAGGTGTTCAAATTTATGGTGGAATGGGTTATAGCGCTGAAGGTCCAATGGACAGAGTGTATCGCGATTCCCGCATCAATAGAATTTTTGAAGGCACGAATGAAATCAACCGCATGTTAATTGTGGATATGATTTTAAAACGCGCTATGAAAGGTGAATTGGATTTGATGGGACCAGCACAAAAGGTAGCCGCAGAACTAGTAGGTATTCCTGAATTTAGTGATCCGGATGAAACCTTATTTGCTTACGAGAAAAAATTGATAACTAATTTTAAGAAAGCAATTTTATTAACTGCTGGAGCTGCCGTGCAAAAACTCATGACCACCTTAAGTAAAGAACAAGAAGTGATTATGAATATTGCTAACATGGCCATTGAAGTATATGTTGCGGAATCAACTTTATTGCGTGTCGAAAAACTTGTAAGTATGAAAAGTGAGGATGATTGTGAAGTTCATATTGCTATAGCACGCACTTACATAAATTCAGCGTGTGATAAAATTTGGGTAGAGGGTAAAGAAGCGTTGAACAGTTTTGGAGAAGGTGATGAGTTACGCATGATGCTAATTGGTTTGAAGCGCTATACCAAACAAGAGCCATTCAATGCAAAAGCTTCACGTCAGTTAATTGCGCAAAAAATTATTGCTGAAAATAAATATTGTTTTTAG
- a CDS encoding DUF4442 domain-containing protein: protein MKISENSLKWLMRIYPPMLFQRIWVKKIYKDFKGIDVKINKSLFTTNLGNSIFGGTIFTATDPFYALLFGQIMQHKGFKITVWLKSADIQYVKPGRTDLFYSILIDDAMIEEASKALTSEGKFVKTYPIEIVDKVGEVCAIANNEVYIRNLNF, encoded by the coding sequence ATGAAGATTTCTGAAAACTCATTGAAATGGTTAATGCGGATATATCCCCCCATGTTATTTCAAAGAATTTGGGTCAAAAAAATTTATAAAGATTTTAAAGGTATTGATGTAAAAATTAATAAAAGTCTTTTTACTACAAATCTTGGTAATTCAATTTTTGGTGGAACAATTTTTACTGCGACGGATCCTTTTTATGCACTTTTATTCGGACAAATAATGCAACACAAAGGCTTTAAAATTACTGTATGGTTAAAAAGTGCAGATATTCAGTATGTAAAACCGGGACGTACTGATTTATTTTATAGTATTTTAATTGATGACGCTATGATTGAAGAAGCGAGCAAAGCGCTGACTAGTGAAGGTAAATTTGTGAAAACATATCCCATTGAAATAGTTGATAAAGTAGGTGAGGTATGTGCTATTGCTAATAACGAAGTATATATCCGTAACTTAAATTTTTAA
- a CDS encoding Crp/Fnr family transcriptional regulator, which translates to MGYVRKKKNLLNEGNNANIMFYANERLFRYYIFDCEGIEHTNDLVAQNNLFGDAKAFLSQEQAGVNIEALEGRQMLGLSYDDHNRFCDEIPEFERLVRKIIEHYFVKTLDWSKKAIRAGYSAQKRCFEFLRSHPKFGNRVPAIYLDSYLEITPKTLSRLRSQTVKQG; encoded by the coding sequence ATGGGTTATGTAAGAAAGAAAAAAAATCTTTTGAATGAAGGTAATAACGCTAATATTATGTTTTATGCGAATGAAAGATTATTCCGTTATTATATCTTCGACTGTGAAGGAATAGAACACACCAATGATTTAGTTGCGCAAAATAACTTGTTTGGTGACGCCAAGGCATTTCTTTCTCAAGAGCAAGCAGGTGTTAACATTGAAGCGCTTGAAGGCAGACAAATGTTGGGTTTAAGCTATGATGACCACAATCGTTTTTGCGATGAAATACCTGAGTTTGAAAGATTAGTGCGAAAAATTATTGAACATTATTTTGTAAAAACACTTGATTGGAGTAAGAAGGCAATTAGAGCTGGTTATTCGGCACAAAAACGCTGCTTTGAATTTTTACGGTCGCATCCAAAGTTTGGAAATCGAGTACCGGCAATTTATTTAGACTCTTATTTGGAAATTACTCCCAAAACACTCAGTCGTTTGCGAAGTCAAACGGTTAAACAAGGATAA
- a CDS encoding acyl-CoA-binding protein → MSELEQKFEDAKKKVLELPEKPGNDVMLELYALNKQATIGDVNADTPAMFDFVAAAKYNAWNTKKGIAKEDAQQKYIDYVEELFKK, encoded by the coding sequence ATGAGCGAATTAGAACAAAAATTTGAAGACGCGAAAAAAAAGGTATTAGAATTGCCCGAAAAACCAGGTAATGATGTTATGTTGGAATTGTACGCTTTAAATAAACAAGCGACTATTGGTGACGTAAATGCCGATACGCCTGCCATGTTTGATTTTGTTGCCGCGGCTAAATACAATGCTTGGAATACAAAAAAAGGTATTGCTAAAGAAGATGCACAGCAAAAATACATTGACTATGTAGAGGAATTATTTAAAAAATAA
- a CDS encoding DUF2147 domain-containing protein, whose protein sequence is MKKIVAFLLLFLSSTLFNAQSKNPDAVLGTWLTASGKAKVQIYKEGNKYNGKIVWLRNPNYEDGKIKVDKNNPDKAKQSVPLVGLNMLKNFVFDDDEWEDGTIYDPENGKTYSCTIKFRNGMLDLRGYIGISLIGRTQTWFKVEDFK, encoded by the coding sequence ATGAAAAAAATCGTCGCGTTTCTGCTGTTGTTTTTAAGCAGCACATTATTTAATGCTCAATCAAAAAATCCAGATGCCGTTCTTGGTACATGGCTAACCGCTAGTGGTAAAGCTAAGGTTCAAATTTACAAGGAAGGAAACAAGTACAATGGTAAAATTGTTTGGTTAAGAAACCCTAATTATGAAGATGGAAAAATAAAAGTTGATAAAAATAATCCTGATAAAGCAAAACAAAGTGTTCCATTAGTTGGACTTAATATGTTAAAGAATTTTGTGTTTGATGATGACGAATGGGAAGACGGAACAATTTATGACCCAGAAAATGGCAAAACTTATAGCTGCACAATCAAGTTCAGAAATGGCATGTTGGATTTGAGAGGTTACATTGGAATTTCACTTATTGGGCGTACACAAACCTGGTTCAAGGTTGAAGACTTTAAATAA
- a CDS encoding acyl-CoA thioesterase, translated as MENVFYEGRVMWSQIDANRHLRHSAYADFAAQARVQTLESLGFNSDLLEKLKIGPILFREELIYLREISPNDTVKVTCLLTKSRKDGSRWAFSQDIYRGDGVKAAQINVEGAWVDMVRRKLTGLPPEWAEAFLHIPHSADFVLEEIPEKN; from the coding sequence ATGGAAAATGTGTTTTATGAAGGTAGGGTAATGTGGTCACAAATAGATGCTAATAGACATCTAAGACATTCTGCTTATGCAGATTTTGCCGCACAAGCTAGAGTACAAACATTAGAAAGCCTTGGATTTAATAGTGACTTGCTTGAGAAATTGAAAATAGGCCCCATTTTATTTAGAGAGGAACTTATTTATTTAAGAGAGATTAGCCCTAATGATACAGTAAAAGTAACCTGTTTATTGACGAAAAGTAGAAAAGACGGTAGTCGTTGGGCATTTAGTCAGGATATTTATAGAGGCGATGGTGTGAAGGCTGCTCAAATAAATGTAGAGGGGGCTTGGGTGGATATGGTTAGGAGAAAACTTACTGGGCTGCCTCCAGAGTGGGCAGAAGCTTTCCTTCACATTCCACACAGTGCAGATTTTGTGTTGGAAGAAATCCCTGAAAAAAATTAA
- a CDS encoding T9SS type A sorting domain-containing protein, translating into MKTVLKFVTLCLFALPVKGQQIAKLFGAHSNGTSNVFTSVTLPDVTYDKLSVIKGPFKPFAGQTTFDDKNSRYFIKSGSNILIIDATTGKISDSIPNSSNFYNIEYDEISNSIVGLATIEKSVVFKTINLLTKSSVVTASLSGVDSIVVGESTFDSKNRRYFALTKVGLIVIDSTGAFIDVLCSSPYLNGLEYDPATNKIYYLEWDGSIYYFVSIEANTCSVGFINSFNGFSKSIWAESSFDKTLSHYYNKTNLGILKIDIRSGEIIQRIPVFNYFGGLEFTTVSKMANLEEENSRKEIHVFPNPSNSHFNFSNLKKGDTLEIFDFKGQLLYQTVLNETSLELNFETESRGIYFYRIYSATDPIKQGKLLLR; encoded by the coding sequence ATGAAAACCGTTCTAAAATTTGTAACACTTTGTTTGTTTGCCCTTCCAGTAAAAGGTCAGCAAATAGCTAAATTATTTGGGGCGCATTCAAATGGAACAAGCAATGTCTTTACTTCAGTAACGCTTCCTGATGTTACTTATGACAAACTCTCAGTAATAAAAGGGCCATTCAAGCCATTCGCTGGACAAACAACCTTTGACGATAAAAACTCAAGGTACTTTATTAAGAGTGGCTCGAACATCCTCATTATTGATGCTACAACTGGTAAAATTTCTGATAGTATTCCAAATTCAAGTAATTTCTACAACATCGAATACGACGAGATCTCCAATAGTATAGTGGGTTTGGCTACTATTGAAAAATCAGTTGTCTTTAAAACAATTAACCTCCTAACAAAATCAAGCGTGGTTACAGCCTCACTCAGTGGTGTTGACTCAATAGTTGTTGGAGAATCGACATTTGATTCAAAAAACAGAAGATACTTTGCACTTACCAAAGTTGGATTAATTGTTATTGATTCAACTGGTGCTTTTATTGATGTCCTTTGTTCATCACCCTATTTAAACGGGTTGGAATATGATCCTGCAACCAATAAAATTTATTATTTAGAGTGGGATGGAAGCATCTATTATTTTGTATCCATTGAAGCAAACACATGCAGCGTAGGTTTCATCAACTCATTTAACGGCTTTTCAAAATCAATTTGGGCTGAGAGTAGTTTTGACAAAACGCTCAGTCATTACTATAACAAAACAAACCTTGGGATACTTAAGATTGATATCCGTTCTGGTGAAATAATACAAAGGATTCCTGTTTTCAATTATTTTGGAGGATTGGAATTTACAACCGTATCCAAAATGGCAAATCTTGAGGAAGAAAATTCGCGTAAAGAAATTCATGTATTTCCGAACCCAAGTAACAGTCATTTCAATTTCTCAAATTTAAAAAAAGGAGACACACTAGAAATTTTTGATTTTAAGGGTCAATTGCTTTACCAAACTGTTTTAAATGAAACTAGCTTGGAACTTAACTTTGAAACAGAAAGCAGAGGAATTTATTTTTATAGAATATACAGCGCAACCGATCCAATCAAACAAGGGAAATTACTTTTAAGATAA
- a CDS encoding DUF4442 domain-containing protein, translating into MEKLNILVQKARYSQFYLWILNVVLLRTVPFNKPHNIRVVEIGDNELTLSAKNSNPNRNHIKGVHACLLAALCEYVSGLSLLLNFSPKDYRIILKNIHMTYHYQAKTDVFVKFKITEEQIENEILNPLKIQEAIFKEFAIEVYDTKNNHICTGLINWQIKAWKNVKMKV; encoded by the coding sequence ATGGAGAAACTCAATATACTTGTGCAAAAAGCGAGATATTCACAATTTTATTTGTGGATACTTAATGTCGTACTTTTACGAACTGTACCATTTAACAAGCCGCACAATATTAGAGTTGTCGAAATAGGCGACAACGAACTTACCCTATCAGCAAAAAATAGCAACCCGAATAGAAACCATATCAAAGGTGTGCATGCTTGCTTGTTGGCCGCTTTGTGCGAGTACGTTTCTGGTTTAAGTTTGTTGTTAAATTTCTCTCCAAAGGATTATCGAATTATTTTAAAAAACATTCACATGACATATCATTATCAGGCAAAGACGGATGTGTTTGTTAAATTTAAAATAACGGAAGAGCAAATTGAAAATGAGATTCTAAATCCATTAAAAATACAAGAAGCAATCTTTAAAGAATTTGCGATAGAAGTTTACGATACAAAAAATAATCATATTTGTACAGGTTTAATTAATTGGCAAATAAAAGCTTGGAAGAATGTTAAGATGAAGGTTTGA